Proteins encoded by one window of Chrysiogenes arsenatis DSM 11915:
- a CDS encoding succinate dehydrogenase/fumarate reductase iron-sulfur subunit, which translates to MSHAASNHETMTLKIFAWRQKNAQEKGRFEQYTAKNIIPEMSFLEMIDVLNEDLIAQGIDPIVFDNDCREGICGTCGMVVNGVPHGPEDLVTSCQLHMRRFKDGDSIYLEPWRAKAFPIIRDLVVDRTAMDKLIESGGYISAHTGGVPDGNAIPVSKPDADTGMDAAECIGCGACVAACPNGSAMLFVGAKVTHLASYPQGRIEAAQRVCDMTDTMVKLGFGNCSNHYECEAACPKGISVRFIAKLNREYIKAKICG; encoded by the coding sequence ATGAGCCACGCAGCATCAAACCATGAAACCATGACCCTGAAGATTTTTGCTTGGCGGCAAAAAAACGCTCAGGAAAAGGGGCGTTTTGAGCAATATACGGCCAAGAACATTATCCCCGAAATGTCTTTCCTTGAAATGATCGACGTGCTGAACGAAGATCTTATCGCTCAGGGGATTGACCCGATTGTCTTTGATAACGATTGCCGTGAAGGTATTTGCGGCACGTGTGGCATGGTCGTCAACGGCGTACCGCATGGACCAGAAGATTTGGTGACGTCGTGCCAGTTGCATATGCGTCGCTTTAAAGATGGCGATTCTATCTACCTTGAGCCATGGCGCGCGAAAGCGTTCCCGATCATTCGTGACCTTGTGGTTGATAGAACTGCAATGGATAAATTGATCGAGTCTGGCGGGTATATTTCTGCGCATACTGGCGGGGTACCTGACGGGAACGCTATCCCTGTTTCGAAGCCAGATGCCGACACCGGTATGGACGCGGCGGAATGTATTGGCTGCGGCGCTTGCGTAGCGGCATGTCCGAATGGATCAGCGATGCTCTTTGTCGGTGCCAAGGTTACGCACCTTGCCAGTTACCCACAAGGGCGCATCGAAGCGGCTCAGCGCGTCTGTGATATGACCGACACGATGGTGAAACTTGGGTTTGGCAACTGTTCGAACCACTATGAGTGCGAAGCGGCTTGTCCGAAAGGGATCAGCGTTCGCTTTATTGCTAAACTGAACCGTGAGTATATCAAAGCAAAAATTTGCGGTTAA